A section of the Devosia rhizoryzae genome encodes:
- a CDS encoding AsmA family protein, with the protein MLNRIYIIVGMLAIVVLAGAFIAPRFIQWSDYRDRMEDLATGVLGADVTIRGDISFSLLPTPRLEFSDVVVGDIESPAATVQGVEAEFALMDFLRDNYTVTALTLNQPQVDLVLDESGLFSSGVDIAGGGAGIALSQARISNGRIRLTDLRSEEVFTANRVDGDFRLASFSGPFQFQGFADYGANRFDVRFSTGPGDAEGISRLSASLREVANAYSVSAEGLLTAGMAPKFDGTLTYRQAPPGAEAADDIRGDLVLESKLTASTDRAVLSGFTLMPDENRAATRLTGAASVQFGARNSFDAVISGGVFSLPPRDASEVPSELPYEFVRLLGEIPAPPLPPIPGRLGIDLAEATLRGFALRDVRIDATTDGSNWAIEQAVANLPGETELRLSGTLSDEGGRAGFTGDLAMTSQRLDALSALWRKPQDNNPLFNLPGALNGRLMLRGDAFGLTGGRFTFSGETHLVEMRIGFGDEPRFDGTATLGTLNASQTAALQALLPNVLDTSFAHSFPDGSFSLMADSVDVLGLPAVDLVAEAQWSPQTFHFSRLYAAGWGGLSLDANIVIGGTLAEPRITGSGDIGVTEADAPALDLFYETVGLPYGWQQGLAGAWPADLQFILSDGDNGSGQVLTLGGTLGAGDFDLRAEMADGLPAVSTGDLRLIASLEGDAEALQAQFGFADRMLFEGTEPLIASLFFEGSGVDAFEGRAAVSMGNQSLSYFGNLALAADGQVSGDGTLEANFEPGHALAALAGVGGASFGALDATAALSFDGVDTLALNDISAVMGSAGVRGNLLLGRTGNVPSFTGDLEADALDAGGLAAALFGTEALLGVGPEDGPWPEGPLAASTAQRQTRGDIAIRAEEVTANGVDILGSTDFNYVWDAGATSLRNFKAEAGSGTMAMNLTLCCSGPLSDRTLSGRVTLAGVDLDAVTPGPIASGLGGLVDGGLQFEGTGASLADVMRAMTGEGNFSIADFAATGLSSGVFPSIAAIDDALNTDAATLETMIGLGLSGSDFTADLAQGAFTIAGGTARLANLIIEGQGGRLAGSLNLVLARLGLDGSFVLTPRDDLDPAGLVQADTARIVTTIGGTLASPQIVVDLAEMVAAIQVRANELEVDRLEAMRIEDEARQREAAEARNRLIAEQQRQRAEAEAQRIAAEEAARMLELEQQPAPPPAAPPATPPTTVTPGAFDLQLPQVNQPIGNGVNQPLNPF; encoded by the coding sequence GTGCTTAATCGCATCTATATCATCGTCGGCATGCTCGCCATCGTGGTGCTGGCCGGCGCCTTTATTGCGCCGCGCTTTATCCAGTGGAGCGATTACCGCGATCGCATGGAGGACCTGGCCACGGGCGTGCTCGGTGCCGACGTGACGATTCGGGGCGATATCTCCTTCTCGCTGCTACCGACGCCGCGCCTTGAATTTTCCGATGTGGTGGTCGGCGACATCGAATCCCCTGCCGCCACCGTCCAGGGCGTGGAAGCCGAGTTCGCGCTGATGGATTTCTTGCGCGACAATTACACCGTTACCGCGCTGACCCTCAACCAGCCGCAGGTCGACCTGGTGCTCGATGAAAGCGGCTTGTTCAGCAGCGGGGTCGACATTGCCGGTGGCGGAGCAGGGATTGCCCTCAGCCAGGCGCGGATTTCCAACGGCCGCATCCGCTTGACCGATTTGCGCTCGGAAGAAGTGTTCACCGCAAACCGTGTCGATGGCGATTTCCGACTTGCGAGCTTTAGCGGCCCTTTCCAGTTCCAGGGCTTTGCCGATTATGGCGCCAACCGCTTTGATGTGCGCTTCAGCACCGGGCCAGGCGACGCCGAGGGCATTTCGCGGCTCAGCGCTTCGCTACGGGAAGTCGCCAATGCCTATTCGGTCAGCGCCGAGGGACTGCTGACCGCCGGCATGGCGCCCAAATTCGACGGCACGCTGACCTATCGCCAGGCGCCGCCCGGCGCCGAAGCTGCCGACGACATCCGGGGCGACCTGGTACTGGAAAGCAAGCTCACCGCCTCGACTGATCGTGCGGTGCTCAGCGGCTTCACCCTGATGCCCGACGAAAACCGCGCCGCCACGCGCCTGACCGGCGCCGCCAGCGTGCAGTTCGGCGCCCGCAACAGTTTCGACGCGGTGATCTCGGGCGGCGTCTTTTCCCTGCCTCCTCGCGACGCGAGCGAAGTTCCGAGCGAACTGCCTTACGAATTCGTGCGCCTGCTGGGCGAGATCCCGGCACCGCCGCTGCCGCCGATCCCGGGGCGGCTGGGCATCGACCTCGCCGAGGCGACGCTGCGCGGCTTTGCCCTGCGCGATGTGCGGATCGATGCGACGACCGACGGGAGCAATTGGGCGATCGAGCAGGCCGTGGCGAACCTGCCTGGCGAGACGGAACTGCGGTTGTCGGGCACGCTTAGCGATGAAGGAGGCCGGGCCGGATTTACCGGTGACCTGGCAATGACCTCCCAGCGCCTCGACGCGCTTTCGGCCCTGTGGCGCAAGCCGCAGGACAACAATCCACTGTTCAATCTCCCCGGCGCCTTGAATGGCCGGCTGATGCTGAGAGGCGATGCTTTTGGGCTGACAGGTGGGCGCTTCACCTTTTCCGGCGAAACCCATTTGGTCGAAATGCGCATCGGTTTCGGCGACGAACCGCGCTTCGACGGCACCGCTACGCTCGGCACGCTCAACGCTTCGCAGACTGCAGCGCTCCAGGCTCTCTTGCCCAATGTGTTGGACACAAGCTTTGCCCATAGTTTTCCCGACGGCAGTTTCAGCCTCATGGCCGATAGCGTCGACGTGCTGGGCCTGCCGGCAGTCGACCTTGTCGCCGAGGCGCAGTGGTCACCGCAAACCTTCCACTTCTCCCGCCTTTATGCCGCCGGCTGGGGCGGGCTCAGTCTTGATGCCAATATCGTCATCGGCGGGACGCTTGCCGAGCCGCGTATCACCGGCTCTGGCGATATCGGCGTGACAGAGGCGGACGCCCCGGCGCTCGACCTGTTCTATGAGACCGTTGGCCTTCCCTATGGCTGGCAGCAGGGTCTTGCCGGTGCCTGGCCGGCCGATCTTCAGTTCATCCTGAGTGACGGCGATAACGGGTCAGGACAGGTTCTGACCCTGGGCGGCACGCTTGGTGCCGGCGATTTCGACCTGCGCGCCGAAATGGCCGATGGTTTGCCCGCCGTCTCGACTGGCGATCTGCGCCTGATCGCGTCGCTTGAGGGCGATGCCGAGGCGCTGCAGGCGCAGTTCGGCTTTGCCGACCGGATGCTGTTCGAGGGGACGGAGCCGCTGATCGCCAGCCTCTTCTTCGAAGGCAGTGGCGTGGATGCCTTCGAGGGCCGAGCCGCCGTGAGCATGGGTAACCAGTCCCTGAGCTATTTCGGTAATCTTGCGCTTGCCGCCGATGGGCAGGTCAGCGGCGACGGGACGCTTGAAGCAAATTTTGAACCAGGCCATGCGCTGGCGGCTCTCGCCGGCGTTGGCGGCGCAAGCTTTGGTGCGCTTGATGCCACTGCTGCTCTAAGCTTTGACGGCGTCGATACTCTGGCGCTCAACGATATCTCAGCTGTGATGGGCAGTGCCGGGGTCCGTGGCAATCTTTTGCTTGGCCGCACTGGCAATGTACCCAGCTTCACCGGCGATTTGGAAGCCGATGCGCTGGATGCAGGCGGTCTTGCCGCGGCGCTGTTCGGCACCGAGGCATTGCTTGGCGTTGGGCCAGAAGACGGTCCATGGCCGGAAGGTCCGCTTGCTGCCAGCACCGCACAACGTCAGACGCGCGGCGACATCGCTATTCGCGCTGAAGAAGTCACTGCCAACGGCGTCGATATCCTTGGTTCAACGGACTTCAACTACGTCTGGGACGCTGGCGCTACCAGCCTCAGAAACTTCAAAGCCGAAGCCGGTTCCGGCACGATGGCGATGAACCTGACGCTCTGCTGTTCCGGTCCGCTCAGCGATCGCACGCTGTCTGGACGCGTGACGCTTGCTGGGGTCGACCTCGATGCGGTCACGCCGGGTCCGATCGCCAGCGGCCTGGGTGGCCTTGTGGACGGCGGCCTCCAGTTCGAAGGCACCGGCGCCAGCCTGGCGGACGTCATGCGCGCCATGACGGGAGAGGGCAATTTTTCCATCGCCGACTTCGCCGCCACCGGTCTTTCCTCAGGTGTGTTCCCATCCATTGCCGCCATTGATGATGCGCTCAACACCGATGCCGCGACGCTCGAAACCATGATTGGTCTTGGTCTTTCCGGCAGCGATTTCACTGCCGATCTGGCACAGGGTGCCTTTACCATTGCAGGCGGCACGGCGCGGCTGGCAAATCTTATCATCGAAGGGCAGGGGGGGCGTCTTGCCGGCAGTCTCAACCTCGTTCTGGCCCGGTTGGGACTCGACGGCTCCTTCGTCCTTACCCCACGCGACGACCTCGACCCTGCAGGCTTGGTGCAAGCCGACACTGCCCGCATCGTCACCACCATTGGCGGTACGCTTGCGTCGCCCCAGATTGTGGTCGATCTCGCCGAAATGGTGGCGGCCATTCAGGTGCGCGCCAACGAGCTCGAAGTCGACCGGCTTGAAGCCATGCGCATCGAAGACGAAGCGCGCCAGCGCGAGGCCGCCGAAGCGCGCAACCGCCTGATCGCCGAACAACAGCGCCAGCGTGCGGAAGCCGAAGCGCAACGTATTGCCGCAGAGGAAGCCGCTCGCATGCTCGAACTGGAGCAGCAGCCTGCTCCGCCCCCGGCCGCGCCGCCCGCCACTCCGCCGACAACGGTCACGCCCGGGGCGTTCGATCTCCAATTGCCTCAGGTCAACCAGCCGATCGGTAACGGCGTCAATCAGCCGCTGAACCCGTTCTGA
- a CDS encoding ribbon-helix-helix domain-containing protein: protein MDKRSFSIAGHRTSIALEADFWRGLEAMAAERSVSLAGLVREIDETRETANLSSAVRLAVLEWYRARAEQNLRTGSAAD, encoded by the coding sequence ATGGATAAGCGGTCCTTCTCCATCGCCGGCCACCGAACCTCGATTGCGCTCGAAGCCGACTTCTGGCGCGGGCTCGAAGCCATGGCGGCTGAACGGAGTGTCAGTCTCGCAGGGTTGGTGCGGGAGATCGACGAAACGCGGGAGACTGCGAACCTCTCCTCAGCGGTGCGGCTGGCGGTCTTGGAATGGTACCGCGCACGCGCAGAACAAAACCTCAGAACGGGTTCAGCGGCTGATTGA
- a CDS encoding SspB family protein — MAEDHLRYDILAQEALRGVVRKVLAEVSRTGLPGDHHFFISFATRAPGVRISEELLKQYDKEMTIVLQNQYWDLKVTESTFEVGLSFNGQPEILVIPFSAIKGFFDPSVQFGLQFDPATAGRDDNEAAADAATEAAEDAGSVPVEQPGEKVVSLDAFRKKP, encoded by the coding sequence ATGGCCGAAGACCATTTGCGATACGACATTCTCGCCCAGGAAGCCCTGCGCGGCGTCGTGCGCAAGGTTTTGGCCGAAGTGTCACGCACGGGGCTTCCCGGCGACCACCACTTCTTTATATCCTTCGCTACTCGCGCGCCGGGCGTGCGCATTTCCGAAGAACTGCTCAAGCAGTACGATAAGGAAATGACGATCGTGCTGCAGAACCAGTATTGGGACCTCAAGGTCACCGAGAGCACGTTCGAGGTGGGACTGAGCTTCAACGGGCAGCCGGAAATCCTGGTCATCCCGTTCTCGGCCATCAAGGGATTTTTCGATCCTTCCGTGCAGTTTGGCCTGCAGTTCGATCCGGCCACCGCAGGCCGTGACGACAACGAGGCGGCCGCCGATGCTGCAACCGAGGCTGCAGAAGACGCCGGCAGCGTTCCCGTCGAACAGCCGGGCGAAAAAGTCGTCAGCCTTGACGCGTTCCGCAAGAAACCCTGA
- a CDS encoding YkgJ family cysteine cluster protein, with translation MDDDKIGWVPIEGRNCAGCTACCTFAPIRVPELKKPANATCLHCAEGQGCTVYQVRPQVCRGFYCGYFFLEELGPNWHPEQSGVVIRSEAMENDTITILILRFSEFLVSEDFAGMVGAWVDAGIGVEFERVGPEGHLPAKMRINELLEDAVVARDLREMQKVFAWSVAYIDQTHTWERDETVFESALV, from the coding sequence ATGGATGACGACAAAATTGGCTGGGTGCCGATCGAGGGGCGCAACTGCGCAGGCTGTACCGCCTGCTGCACCTTTGCGCCGATCCGCGTGCCCGAGCTCAAGAAGCCGGCCAATGCCACTTGCCTCCATTGTGCCGAAGGGCAGGGCTGCACTGTCTACCAAGTGCGACCGCAAGTCTGCCGCGGCTTTTATTGCGGCTACTTCTTTCTCGAAGAGCTCGGGCCCAACTGGCATCCGGAGCAAAGCGGCGTGGTGATCCGCTCTGAAGCGATGGAAAACGACACCATTACCATCCTGATCCTGCGCTTTTCCGAATTCCTGGTCTCGGAAGATTTTGCCGGCATGGTCGGCGCCTGGGTCGATGCGGGGATCGGCGTCGAGTTCGAGCGTGTTGGGCCGGAAGGTCACCTGCCGGCCAAGATGCGGATCAATGAACTTCTGGAAGACGCCGTCGTGGCCCGTGACCTGCGCGAGATGCAAAAGGTGTTTGCCTGGTCGGTCGCCTATATCGACCAGACCCACACCTGGGAACGCGACGAAACAGTGTTCGAAAGCGCACTGGTCTAG
- a CDS encoding YdeI/OmpD-associated family protein: protein MPDFVREALEARGLREKYDARPPYQRNDYLLWINKVKREETKLKHLEQMLEELEAGGVYMGMKWNG, encoded by the coding sequence ATGCCCGACTTTGTCCGCGAGGCGCTGGAAGCAAGAGGCCTGCGCGAGAAATATGACGCCCGCCCGCCCTATCAGCGCAACGATTACCTCCTCTGGATCAACAAGGTGAAGCGGGAGGAAACCAAGCTCAAGCACCTTGAGCAGATGCTAGAGGAGCTCGAAGCCGGCGGCGTCTATATGGGCATGAAGTGGAACGGCTGA
- a CDS encoding thymidylate synthase: MQPYLKLLSDILEHGADKSDRTGTGTRSLFGYQMRFDLSKGFPLLTTKKLHLKSIIYELLWFIRGETNVRWLQEHGVKIWDEWADENGDLGPVYGSQWRSWPAAEGRKIDQLANVIESIKTKPDSRRHIVSAWNPAEVDDMALPPCHCLFQFYVANGKLSCQLYQRSADTFLGVPFNIASYALLTHMVAQVCDLEVGDFVHTFGDVHLYSNHFEQAQLQLTREPRPLPRLVMNPERKRIEDFVFEDFAFDGYDPHPHIKAAVSV; encoded by the coding sequence ATGCAGCCCTACCTCAAACTTCTCTCCGACATTCTCGAGCACGGCGCCGACAAGTCCGATCGGACTGGCACTGGCACGCGTTCTTTGTTCGGCTACCAGATGCGCTTCGATCTATCCAAGGGCTTTCCGCTGCTGACCACCAAGAAGCTGCACCTGAAATCCATAATCTATGAGCTGCTCTGGTTCATCCGCGGCGAAACCAATGTGCGCTGGCTTCAGGAGCATGGCGTCAAAATCTGGGACGAGTGGGCCGACGAGAACGGCGACCTTGGCCCGGTCTACGGCTCGCAGTGGCGATCCTGGCCGGCGGCGGAGGGGCGCAAGATCGACCAGCTGGCCAATGTCATTGAGAGCATCAAGACAAAGCCGGATTCCCGGCGCCACATCGTTTCAGCCTGGAACCCTGCCGAAGTCGACGACATGGCGCTGCCGCCCTGCCATTGCCTGTTCCAGTTCTATGTCGCCAACGGCAAGCTCAGCTGCCAGCTTTACCAACGCTCGGCGGACACGTTCCTCGGCGTGCCCTTCAACATCGCGTCCTATGCGCTTCTCACCCATATGGTGGCACAGGTATGCGATCTCGAGGTCGGCGACTTCGTCCATACCTTTGGCGACGTGCACCTTTACTCCAACCACTTCGAACAGGCGCAGCTACAGCTCACGCGCGAACCGCGTCCGCTGCCCAGGCTGGTGATGAACCCCGAGCGCAAGCGCATCGAGGACTTCGTCTTTGAAGATTTTGCCTTCGACGGCTACGATCCCCATCCGCATATCAAGGCTGCGGTTTCGGTCTAA
- a CDS encoding DUF4424 domain-containing protein — protein sequence MRLSACLVALSLLPVPVLANDTTAQLGAGGLVFVNNQTIEMASEHLFVSPSQIKVVYEFNNTSGQDQHLLVAFPMPDVEGGPDMMTDVPSGREEGQDPSNLFGFETTFDGEPVDAELYQYAFQNNVDYSAELQALGIPLAPFGDETQDALNALPEEDLAQLAHLGLVDRMEYDAGEGPEVDHTPAWTLRSTYTWEATFPPGMSEVVHTYTPSVGGTVATTFMPDDNYPENEARFGEYQKRYCVDDDLVATLEKVAIPSEGWTNYPYVENWISYIWSTGNNWAGPIGKFTLTVDKEDPKALVSFCGENVKKIGPTTFEMTATDWYPPYDQELEILLLRPVDWYDQ from the coding sequence GTGAGACTTTCTGCTTGCCTTGTAGCGTTAAGCCTCCTGCCGGTTCCGGTTCTTGCCAATGACACAACGGCACAACTCGGGGCGGGCGGCCTGGTCTTTGTCAACAACCAGACCATCGAGATGGCGTCCGAGCATCTCTTCGTCTCGCCGTCGCAGATCAAGGTCGTCTACGAGTTCAACAATACGTCCGGCCAAGACCAGCATCTGCTCGTGGCCTTCCCCATGCCCGATGTCGAGGGTGGCCCGGACATGATGACCGATGTGCCGAGCGGCAGGGAGGAGGGGCAAGACCCCAGTAACCTCTTCGGCTTCGAGACAACATTCGACGGCGAGCCGGTCGATGCCGAGCTTTACCAATACGCCTTCCAAAATAATGTCGATTATTCCGCCGAACTCCAGGCTCTGGGCATCCCGTTGGCGCCGTTCGGCGACGAGACGCAGGATGCGCTTAACGCGCTGCCGGAGGAAGACCTTGCCCAGCTCGCGCATCTGGGGCTTGTCGACAGGATGGAATACGACGCTGGCGAGGGCCCTGAGGTCGACCATACGCCGGCCTGGACGCTGCGCTCCACCTATACCTGGGAAGCCACATTCCCACCCGGCATGTCCGAGGTGGTCCATACTTATACCCCGAGCGTCGGCGGCACTGTGGCGACAACCTTCATGCCAGACGACAATTATCCCGAAAACGAAGCGCGCTTTGGCGAGTACCAGAAGCGCTATTGCGTCGACGATGATCTGGTCGCGACGCTGGAGAAAGTAGCGATCCCGTCCGAGGGCTGGACCAACTATCCTTATGTCGAAAACTGGATTTCCTACATCTGGTCGACCGGCAACAACTGGGCCGGACCGATCGGCAAGTTCACGCTGACGGTGGACAAGGAAGATCCGAAGGCCCTGGTTTCGTTCTGCGGCGAGAACGTCAAGAAGATCGGACCCACGACCTTCGAGATGACGGCGACGGACTGGTATCCGCCCTATGACCAGGAACTCGAAATCCTGCTGCTTCGCCCGGTCGATTGGTACGATCAGTGA
- a CDS encoding GNAT family N-acetyltransferase, which produces MTEASLSIRPARPEDARLILDFVVALAAYENLAHEVVATEADIARDFFGGDRKVFAEIAEWEGKPVGFALWFYTYSTFQGRHGIWLEDLYVDPSLRGKGIGKALLKHLAKRCVRDGLGRFEWWVLDWNEPSIQFYKSQGGVMQDEWTKVRIDGPALAKLGQIDAL; this is translated from the coding sequence GTGACCGAAGCGAGCCTCTCCATCCGGCCGGCGCGTCCAGAAGATGCGCGGCTGATCCTCGACTTCGTGGTGGCGCTTGCCGCGTATGAGAACCTTGCGCATGAGGTCGTGGCGACCGAGGCGGACATTGCGCGTGATTTCTTTGGTGGCGACCGCAAGGTCTTTGCCGAGATAGCGGAGTGGGAGGGCAAGCCTGTCGGCTTCGCCCTTTGGTTCTACACCTATTCGACCTTCCAGGGCCGGCACGGCATCTGGCTCGAAGACCTTTATGTCGATCCGTCGCTGCGCGGGAAAGGCATCGGCAAGGCTTTGCTGAAGCACCTCGCCAAGCGCTGCGTCCGCGACGGGCTTGGGCGTTTCGAATGGTGGGTGCTCGACTGGAACGAGCCGTCGATCCAGTTCTATAAATCACAGGGCGGGGTGATGCAGGACGAGTGGACGAAGGTGCGGATCGATGGGCCGGCCCTCGCAAAGCTCGGTCAGATCGACGCTTTGTAA
- a CDS encoding dihydrofolate reductase family protein, producing the protein MAILISTAFVSLDGVMEAPGGEAGYRNSGWTFNGIDFVPEAYEMKGEEQAEATAMLLGRVSYQAFSPVWPGMTDEFPLYNAMPKYVVSSTLEDSDLVENWGPTKILRSLDDVAALKSEHEGTISMHGSATLARNLSDAGLIDRYHLLVFPTLLGAGKRLFSETDKDKQMLRLVDSKAYSNGIQKLVYDVVR; encoded by the coding sequence ATGGCAATTCTGATCAGCACGGCCTTCGTTTCGCTCGATGGCGTCATGGAAGCTCCTGGCGGAGAGGCGGGCTACCGCAATAGCGGCTGGACCTTCAACGGTATCGACTTCGTTCCCGAAGCCTACGAGATGAAGGGCGAAGAGCAAGCGGAGGCGACGGCCATGCTGCTTGGCCGCGTCAGCTACCAGGCGTTCAGCCCGGTCTGGCCGGGGATGACGGACGAGTTCCCGCTCTATAACGCGATGCCGAAATACGTCGTGTCGTCGACGCTCGAGGACAGCGACCTCGTAGAGAATTGGGGTCCCACCAAGATTTTGCGCAGCCTCGATGACGTTGCCGCCCTCAAGTCCGAACACGAGGGCACGATCAGCATGCATGGCAGCGCCACGCTCGCGCGCAATCTTTCGGATGCGGGCCTGATCGACCGCTACCACCTTCTGGTGTTCCCGACGTTGCTTGGCGCCGGCAAGCGCCTCTTCAGCGAGACCGACAAGGACAAGCAGATGCTGCGCCTCGTCGACAGCAAGGCCTATTCGAACGGCATACAGAAGCTGGTCTATGACGTCGTCCGCTGA
- a CDS encoding dihydrofolate reductase, with translation MSIKVSLIAAVARNNVIGASQSIPWRIPSDFAWFKQTTMGKPMIMGRKQFETFPTPLAGRPHIVVTRQADYALEGVTVVHTLPDGLAAARRLAEASGVDEIMVIGGGDIYAQALEVADRLYISHVDLAPKGDVVFPPIDPEIWQIVAEPEVVPSPKDEAAYIIKVYERLAARAH, from the coding sequence TTGAGTATCAAGGTCTCCCTCATCGCTGCGGTTGCCCGCAACAATGTCATTGGCGCCAGCCAGTCCATTCCCTGGCGCATTCCGTCCGACTTCGCCTGGTTCAAGCAGACAACCATGGGCAAACCCATGATCATGGGCCGCAAGCAGTTCGAGACCTTTCCAACACCCTTGGCCGGGCGGCCGCATATCGTGGTGACCCGGCAGGCCGATTACGCCCTCGAGGGCGTCACCGTGGTTCATACTCTGCCCGATGGGCTGGCCGCTGCGCGACGGCTGGCCGAAGCGTCGGGCGTGGACGAGATCATGGTCATCGGCGGCGGCGACATATACGCGCAGGCCCTGGAAGTCGCTGATCGGCTCTACATCAGCCATGTCGATCTCGCCCCTAAGGGGGACGTGGTTTTCCCGCCCATCGACCCCGAAATCTGGCAGATCGTCGCCGAGCCGGAGGTCGTGCCATCGCCCAAGGACGAGGCTGCCTACATTATCAAAGTCTATGAAAGGCTTGCTGCCCGCGCTCATTGA
- the hflK gene encoding FtsH protease activity modulator HflK, whose translation MPWENNGGGGGRNNGGPWGQAPGGGGGGGPRRPGGGNTPNLEDILNRGRDQFRGGVPGGRWLIIGGVVVLGAFWLLNSVYTVAPQEVGVELRLGQPKPELSTPGLHFHLWPVETVEKVNVTVNQTTIGTTPSNGRTGGDDGLMLSGDQNIVDVRFSVFWSVVNPIDYLFNVRDPEDMVRNAAESAMREIVGRRPANDVFRDDQAGIAAEVQQITQTILDSYGLGVTVSQISIEGAQPPAEVADAFNEVQRAEQDEDRVQEEARSYANTLLGDARGQAAAQREEAAAYSNRVVQEATGEAERFNSIYAEYVNAPEVTRKRLFLETMEQVIGSSEKVLMEQGANGQGVVPYLPLPELGARSNATTTPTGAGN comes from the coding sequence ATGCCTTGGGAGAATAATGGTGGCGGAGGCGGCCGCAACAATGGCGGTCCCTGGGGCCAGGCGCCGGGTGGGGGCGGTGGCGGTGGTCCGCGTCGTCCGGGTGGCGGCAACACGCCCAATCTCGAGGACATCCTCAATCGTGGCCGCGACCAGTTCCGCGGCGGCGTTCCCGGTGGGCGCTGGCTGATCATCGGCGGTGTCGTCGTACTTGGCGCCTTCTGGCTTCTGAATTCGGTCTATACCGTGGCTCCGCAGGAAGTTGGCGTCGAGCTGCGTCTTGGCCAACCCAAGCCCGAGCTTTCGACGCCTGGTCTGCACTTCCATCTCTGGCCGGTCGAGACCGTCGAGAAGGTCAACGTCACGGTCAACCAGACCACGATCGGCACGACCCCGTCCAATGGCCGCACCGGTGGCGATGACGGGCTGATGCTGTCGGGTGACCAGAACATCGTCGATGTTCGCTTCTCGGTCTTCTGGTCGGTTGTGAACCCGATCGATTACCTCTTCAACGTGCGCGATCCCGAAGACATGGTCCGCAACGCTGCCGAAAGTGCGATGCGCGAAATCGTCGGCCGTCGCCCGGCCAATGACGTCTTCCGCGACGACCAGGCAGGCATTGCCGCCGAAGTCCAGCAGATCACGCAGACCATCCTCGATAGCTATGGCCTTGGCGTCACGGTCAGCCAGATTTCCATCGAAGGCGCGCAGCCACCGGCCGAAGTCGCTGATGCCTTCAACGAAGTGCAGCGTGCCGAGCAGGACGAGGACCGCGTTCAGGAAGAAGCTCGCTCCTACGCTAATACCCTTTTGGGTGATGCCCGCGGTCAGGCCGCGGCGCAGCGCGAAGAAGCGGCCGCTTATTCCAACCGCGTGGTGCAGGAAGCAACCGGTGAAGCCGAGCGCTTCAACTCGATCTACGCCGAATATGTCAACGCGCCCGAAGTGACGCGCAAGCGTCTGTTCCTTGAAACCATGGAACAGGTGATCGGCTCGTCCGAAAAGGTCTTGATGGAGCAGGGGGCCAATGGCCAGGGCGTCGTGCCCTATCTGCCGCTGCCTGAGCTTGGCGCACGATCCAACGCCACCACCACACCGACGGGGGCGGGGAACTAA